The sequence tccacgtgttcggcgtcatatccagaggttggctttaaaaaatagacacatgagtgctgccagcattgctgcagaggttgaagacgtgggaggtcagcctgtcagtgctcagaccatacgccgcacactgcatcaactcggtctgcatggtcgtcatcccagaaggaagctgacgcacaagaaagccagcaaacagtttgctgaagacaagcagtccaagaacatggattactggaatgccctgtggtctgacgacaccaagataaacttgtttggctcagatggtgtccagcatgtgtggcggcgccctggtgagaagtaccaagacaactgtatcttgcctacagtcaagcatggtggtggtagcatcatggtcttgggctgcatgagtgttgctggcactggggagctgcagttcattgagggaagcatgaattccaacatgtactgtgacattctgaaacagagcatgatcccctcccttcgaaagatgacaactgccttgctgaggaagctgaaggtaaaggggatggactaaacccaattgagcacctgtggcgcatcctcaagtggaaggtggaggagttcaaggtgtctaacattcaccagctctgtgatgtcatcatggaggagtggaagaggattccagtagcaacctgtgcagctctggtgaattccatgcccaggagggttaaggcagtgctggataataatggtggtcacacaaaatattgacactttgggcacaatttggacatgttcactgtggggtgtactcacttatgttgccagccatttagacattaatggctgtgtgttgagttattttcagaagacagtaaatctacactgctatacaagttgtacactgactactctaagttatatccaagtttcatgtctatagtgttgtcccatgaaaagatataatgaaatatttgcagaaatgtgaggggtgtactcacttttgtgatacactgtatatatatagtatatatagccacaaaccagtcagggtgcccatgctgacctctgtccaccgccgaaagcgccaacaatgggcacgtgagcatcggaactggaccatgaagcaatggaagaaggtggcctggtctgatgaatgacgttttcttttacatcatgtggatagccgggtgcgtgtgcgtcttTTACCttgggaacacatggcaccaggatgcactatgggaagaaggcaagccggcggaggcagtgtgatgtttTGGACAAAGTTCTGCTGGGAAcgttgggtcctgccatccatgttgatgttactttgacatgtaccacctacctaagcattgttgcagaccatgtacaccctttcatggaaacaatatcccctgatggctgtggcctctttcagcaggatactGCGCCCTGTcataaagcaaaaatgcttcaggaatgctTTGAGGAGCACAGCAATGAGTTTgaagtgttgacttggcctccaaaatccccagatctcaatccagtagaccatctgtgggatgtgctggacaaaccgATCCTTGGAAGCCCCACCTcgtaacttacaggagttaaaggatctgctgctaacaatttggtgccagataccacagcacaccttcaggggtctagtggagtccatgcctcaaaggttcagggttgttttggcagcaaaagggggaccaacacaatattaggaaggtaatcataatgttatgcctgatgggtATACATAGACCATGTCTTTTTTGAATTTGCCTAGATTTGGACTTGCCCCCTTTATACTTTGTTTCTACACGATCTTGACTATTTGTAACTTTGGAACACACTAAGGTTGGTCTTACCTTCTTGTAATGTTTGGATTCACACCTCATTGTATAGAGTGACAACTCAATCAGATACAAAAATATCACAGAAAACAATCAGATGTGATACCTGGTAACTATTTTAATTATAGGCAGGTCTGGTTTTGTATCTTTTTAAATGGTGGCTATTATTATCACTGACAGGTTTTGCTGGGCCTCTCCTTACATGATTGCTATTATAATGGTAATTCATTTTCATAAGGCTCTCCCTACATAGTGAGTATCACAATGATAGGCAGGTCTTGTTTGGCCACTAGCAGTCATGGCAGTAGCTATGGAGACTACACATTGTCAACAAAGAGCATTGGCCCAAACCTTGTTTACTGCTCTTTGTCTGTTTGTGCCTTGATTGCTTTGTTAACTGAAAGCAGGTCAGGAAACTcagtaattatatatatatatatatatatatatatatatatacacacacatatatacaccgatcagccataacattaaaaccacctccatgtttctacgctcactgtccattttatcagctccacttaccatatagaagcactttgtagttctacaattactgactgtagtccatctgtttctctacatactttcttagccggctttcaccctgttcttcaatggtcaggacccccacaggaccaccacagagcaggtattatttaggtggtggatcattctcagcactgcagtgacacggacatggtggtggtgtgttagtgtgtgttgtgctggtatgagtggatcagacacggcagcgctgctggagtttttaaataccgtgtccactcactgtccactctattagacactcctacctagatggtccaccttgtagatgtaaagtcagagacaatcactcatctattgctgctgtttgagttggtcatcttctagaccttcatcagtggtcacaggacgctgcccacaggacgctgttggctggatatttttggttggtggactattctcagtccagcagtgacagtgtgtgttgtgctggtatgagtggataagacacagcaatgctgatggagtttttaaacacctcactaacacaccaccacaatgttagtgtcactgcagtgctgagaatgatccaccacccaaataatacctactctgtagtggtcctgaccattgaagaacagggtgaaagcaagctaaaaaggtatgtagagaaacagatggactacagtcagtaattgtagaactacaaagtgtttctatatggtaagtggagctgataaaatggacagtgagtgtagaaacaaggaggtggtcataatgttatgcctcatcggtgtgtatatactgtatttacacatacatacatacatatgtacGTACTGTACATATAGGCTAGAACACAGTATTACTGAAAATGAAGGAACTGTGCTAAGAGGCAAAGAGaagtgttttatttcattaaaaggTTTCATACAAACAGTTCATACACACTAGTTCATATTGCTTCAGACAgttcagttttcttttttttttttcaaaacaacTTTGTAACAAATTGTAAGTACAACAtttatgaaaatatataaatctCTAAACAGGAATTTCAGTTCTTACTATACAAAGAATACAATAAACACATTCATTGCCAGTATGCCAACTATGTGTTGCAAATATGtatgtaattaaaattattCACATAACACAATATTACATGTTTTGCTCTTATAGTGACGTATTCAACTTCACTTAAAAACTGACATTCCAGTACAATATGGGCTCATCATAGGTATTCAAATGTACTACATTTTAAAGTCACACTGGGTGATACAGTAGAATCATATGGAAAAGTTTTAGTTACTTTGTAACTCTTTTAAAAATCAAAAGTAATACAAGAAAAAACTACTTTGGCAAACTGTCTAATACTTAGAAATTTGGAAAATCTGCACTTTTAAGGGTTCAATGCGCTAACCCTGAATAATGCTACAGGTTATTACTTGAAAATGGGCTTATTTCTCAAGAGGTAAACATACAATTTGTCGGAATAGCCCTTGAAGTTATGGAGGAGCTTGATGGGGCGTAACTGATTTGTTatctttttgtctgtttttctaaGCGTACCAGAATGTCGCAATGTACACAATGTTTGTGGCAAAAGAAAAATATAGGCAGGCCAAACCCAACCAGCAGTTTGTAGATTAAAACTTGCATCACAGATTTCCCTCAATATAAGTACACacttgttttataattattatttatatgtttcTATTTAAATGATCTATAATAGAAAAATACAAAGTATTTTTTAAACTATCACACATTCTTACGTAACCTCACTAGACAAAAACAGCAACAAACAAAACTTGGCTTAACTTATAATACCACTTTGTAAGGCGATGATGCTTTTCAAGATGCTACACAATGTTAAATACTCTGCAAAGATTTTTTTCAACTACCAATACGCAACAATTTAGACTTATTCTAATTTCTATTAAATTCATATTTTCATTTAACACAACAAACGCGGTAACATAACAGGTGCAGCCTTGGTCATATATTTCCTAAAACAATTCAGCAGTGATTGGcaagtttaaataaattaaatttgcTATTTACTGTTTATTGAAGCATGTTTATTGTATCAATAAATATGTATATTGacagatttgttttaaaaattccCTGCATCTTTTGATCATTAGTACTTATAAgaagattttttaaaatccaGGCACTATCTTTGATTGCATTAAGCACAACGTATCATTGTTAAGGAGTTGCACAAATTGCAGCAGCCAGATAGATATCTACACATGTACAATTTTAAATACCATTACAGTTCCAGAGAACATTGGGACACAAATATGACTAAATATtggtaaaatttaaataaatgttttggcTGCAAATATATACTTTTTATGTTTCTGTAAGAAGTAGTATGGCTCAattcaataaaataatgtatctgATATAAATTACATGTACATACATAATAAACTTGTCAAAACCCAATCAGAATAGATAGAGCAAcgatgtactgtatgtaacttatgaaacagcaaaaaaaataattcacATACAGCAGAGTGATAACAGAATGAAAGTGACCTAACCAAATAAGACTGCATCTTAATAGTAATTGTCCAGGAACCACTGTAATACCCCGAGAACTGAATTGTGCAACTGAGTCACAAGGTTGCTGTAAACATTAACCAACTGCATCCAAACCTGGTCCCATTTACCTGCAAAACTAACATCTTAAAAAGGTCACTCATTGCACTATTTCACTCTTTTTTGTAGGGGTTGTTGATTCGGGCTCTCCACTATCTGAGACGTTGATGGGGCTATCTCGAGAAAAGACTTCAGTGGACTCCCTCCACACGCAATCAGCAATAGACTTGAAGGTATTGGTGCTGCACTTAGGTCGTACTTTCTGCGAGGCATTGTTAACAATCTGGCGGCTGTTGGAGGTGGCGATCTTGATTTTGAGGGCTGCATCCACACGATCCACAACTGTATAGGTGCCAATGCTGCCATCCTCAAAGCCAATGATGATGTTAAGTGCTCGTTGTGAGAGGCACAAGAAGGTCGGTGTCTTGTAGAGAGAACAGGTCCCAATACTCTTTCCATCAGCAAGTCTCATGACAATCAAACTAGAAACCACACCTGCGTCGTCATCTTCATCACAGTTTCGGAAACAGATGTACACCAAGTAGCGTCCATCCCGTGACAACCTTTGCCTCCATATTATGCCTGATGCATGAATTAGGCGGAGTTTACCACTGTGCAGATCGAGAACATTAATGTTCTCATCTCCCTTGGATACTATTCCCAGCTTTCCATTTGGTGAAATTTGGAAGTCTTCCAAGTTCTTCAAGAAGTTGCTTGGCAGCTGAACCCTCCTACAGACAGACTCGTCAGCAACATTCCAAATAAAAACAGTCTCTGTTGATGTGATAAAAACTACACAGTCTGGACTGTCTGGAATTAGCTTAAAAGTTGTGATCGTATTTCCATCATCACAGATAAACTTCTTGGATACACTGCCTGACCACAAGCTGACAGCCAAgagcttgtttttatttgtaccaACCAGGAAAGTGTTGGCTGTGGTAATAAGAGCATGCTGAAGAGTTACCAGGATGTTACACACTTTGTGTCCAGTGGCGAGTCTCCAGACTCGAGAGGCATTTTGTTCACAAAGAGATACCACAAACtggtcattatgggtgattaaaaGTTGAGATATTTTTTGCCCATTGATTCGAAAGATGTTCTCACCGGTGGCTGTCTGCCAGATGTATTGGCTACATTTGTCATCAGAAGTTACCATAAGGTCACCAGTTGTGGTAAGGACACAGTTTTCAACAACACCTTCATGTTTAAACACTATCTCAATGAAGCCTGTGCCGAAGTTCCACTTATGAATGGCTTCAGACCCATCCATCGTGTAGACCATGTCTTCTCTGCCAGACAGCTGTACACTTTGTATTTGTTTTCCTGTTTTGTCAATGTTTGACATTGCTGTTATAATGTCAATGTCCCAAACTGAGAGAACCCCACTACTGGCAACAGACAAAAGCAAGTTATGATGTGTGGACTTGATCAACTTGACAATGGCTCCTGATATCTCTATTAAGCTAGCCATGCACTGCCCACTGTCCCTTCTCCAGACAAATATGGATGAGGTATTTTCCATGGATGCCACAATACTTTGACCATTCTTTGACAGAACAGCAGCCACAAATCTCTCACTGCGTTTGGCCTTGAACTTCTCTGCCATCTTCCAAAGCTTAGTATCAAGCACCTCGATGCTTCTCGCTTTGCAAATGAGGATTGATCTCTGATCCTCCGAAAGTTCTATACCTACGACTTCACTGTCATCCCCTCGACAGTCGTAGTCCTCCATAAGTTTGGGATTTGTAATGTCTTTGGTGTTCCATACGGAAAGACTACCTTCATTATCAATCATTACCATTTGATGGATTGTATCTAATACCAGGATGGACTTCACAAAGCCTCCAGAAAAGTCAGAAGTCATTGTGGCAAGCTTTTCCCCACTTCCTAGGTGGAATATAGTTGTAGTGTTCAAATACTGCCCACAGAAAGCATACATTCCATCTGGGGAGCATTCAACACAAGTTACTTCATACCAGCAATGGAACTGATATAGGGGCCAACCATAGACCAAGTCAATGACACTGACATCCTTGCTGGCCTCCAGCCAAGCTAAAGCATGGTGGCTGGACAAGGTAAATCCATTGATGAATGCCACCCCTCCAGTAATGCCACATTGCTTGGAGCCTTTTACTTCCACCTCAGACAACAAACAGGATTTATGGTTGTCATAAATAAGGAGTGTGTTCTTTGTAGTCGCAACCACGAGGTACTTCTCATCTGTGGTAAGCCTAACACCAAGCACAACTGATCTtgctgtgtctatctgtctcagCAACTGTTTGCTCTCAACATCCCATGTACTGACAGAACCGTCCTCAAGGGCTACAATTGCAATATGAGGGGCCAAGGTGGGTAGAATATCTACAATCTGCATGTAACTGGAACATAGTGGTAGTCTCTCAGGACTGTAAGTAACATCCATGGATGAGTGTAATGGCACTATGGAACAGTACTTGGGCCCATCTTTGTCACACTCTAATAAGAGATGTCTAAGTTTCGGAAGAGAAGTAACAACAGGAAGAAGCCTTTGCTGAAGCTCAGCTGACAGTGAGGCAGGGTTCTTGGTCACCTTGACCTTTATACTTCTCAGTGTACTAGCTAGAAATTTGAGCTCCTTTTCTTGTGAGTAGCTATAAGCCATGTCAATGTCTGACAAGGCTTTGTCAAACTGTCCAATTTTAAGCATGGTATAGAGCCAACTGAAGTTCATGACGACACCATACATGAGATCATCTGTTCGTCCACTTCTtgtcaaatgaaataataattctGTCATTTTTCTGTGATTGACAAAGAAAATGTCTGGCTCAAGTAAGTTGCACTGGAACACCCATGGTTGTTCTGGAGTCTGCCGGTCATAAGAGTGCTTGTCAGCCGAGGCTTTGTCATGGAGGCTCTGTTGGTGATGAGGATTCTGATGCTGAGAGATGTTTAATGAGGCAAAGTGATTGTTGTCACAGTGGAAAATCTTCTTTCTACCACCTGACCATATGCCAAGAAAGTACTCGGCCAAAAGGCTGTGCATCTGATGGACATCCTCCTCATTACTGAGATATAGCTTTTGTGCAATGAGATGCAGATGCCTGTTTGCCCACACCAGCAGGGTAACATTGCGTACCTGCCTCTCCACCAAGTAGCCCTCCAGTTCTTCCCGTAGTAGAGCAATGAGATTGTATGAGATTCGCAGTGGACTCTGCAAATTTGAGCTGATCATGATGTCTCCAAGTACACTGTTATCCAAAGACAATATGTCCTCCAATTCCACCTCGGTCAACCCTACACGTGCCATTGTAATGTAGCCCAATGCACGGAAGACAAAGTGGGAGCCCAGCTTATTTTCAATGGAAATGAAGAGATGTTCTATACTCTCATGCACTGTTGAGCAAAGGGATCTATCATCTACATCTTTGTGCGACCGCCAGTGTACCACCTCACGATAGATAAGGTTAACAAACATGGGCAGTGTACATTTAGCCAGTGCTTCATTCACATAGATCTGTTGGCCTGAAGTTACCTTTCGTTTGACACTCAAAAGTTGCTGTTTGAGTGTCTGGCTACATGCTTTTCTGTCCCTCTGCATCAGTTCTACGTAGTTGTTCTCATCGTGGATAAGGCAACGAAGTTTTTGTAGTATCCCATGTTTATTGGGCAAGGTTGATACCACAATACGTACAGTACTAGGAAGATGAACAGGCAACCACCACAGCTTACGGGCCTCATCTGCATCAGACAGCTGTTCCAAGGCATCAAGGATAATAACTAAAGGTCGCTGAAAAGAAGACTCTACCAGGAGGTTAACCAGTAATTCTCTTATCTCCTCAATCTTGTTGGGTAGGTAGTGAATTAGGCAGCGATAGTTGATGGCAATCTGTTCGCAAATACTTTGAAGGAGATTTCGGAGGTCCGTCGAGAGGTCGGACGAGCCAATAAAGCGAACAATGACAACAGGATCTGTCTCTGGTTCCATTTCTTTTTGAAGCCATGAGTAagcctaaaaaaacaaaaacaaaaaagaaatatttAGCTACTTAAACAAGAGCTTCTGGTTATACAGTGTGTACAtagataataaacaaaatattacacaaagagaacacatattgttaaacatttaatttattcatgAAAGTGCTGTTTGATATTCATATAAAAAGCAATTAACCCAAAACTTAACTGGTTGCACCACCTTCAGCATCAATGATTGTCACTTAACATAATCTATAATTTAATATTAGTCTTTAACATTGCTACAAAGGAGTTTTAGCCTATACTTTTTATGTGAACTGTTTTGTATCAGAGTTTTAGAGATGAATGTTTTTAGTGTTTAGTGGTTGTATAACCCTTACATTAATACCATTTTGCTAGTCTTTCTTATATTGTTGAGTCATGCGGAGGCTTTAGTTTTTCTTTTGACATATTTTGCTACTTTTTGAATGAACTGTCATCAAGCCAAACTGGCCACATTAGAgtagatttaattaaattaattaccattaacaatatacagtacacatatAAAGGAAAAGCAGACTGTGAGTTCACCAACAAGGGGAGGGCGgttaaaatacagaaataacaaacatttaaagaaatatacagtctggacacataggaaatatcactaactataactaactatatgtttactgaaatacatacaaatacatattacatcacaaatagtggaaaacacattgaagatgttattgattaatattctaatgaaataaaatgttgttgaaaaatgtattaaaatgtattgaaaatatGCAATATTTTGCCtttgtgtccagactttagggacaccctgtagaaAGAGAGACATAGACCATAGCAGGTAGAAACACTAATAAGAGTGTATTGATATAAATGGGAttttaaagggaaaaaaatacatttgcaaGTGGCAAATGGATTGTAAATATCAATATTtagacaaaaaataaatgaggAATTTTAGATGATTACCTGTGCATATGATGAATTATTGTAgacattaatatttaaacaacatattttaaataataaggtAGTGCATATAACAAGAATTTGCAAGCTGGGCAAATAGCAAATGTATGCAATAGTGCAAAAGATCTTATAGTGCAAAATCAGAGCAAGGGGGAGAGTAAGGTTGTTAGGGTGTAAACAAGATAATCTGTGTTTAGATTTTCCATGTGTTTAAAGATTCTGCCAATTGGAAATAATGGTTTTCTTTGTGGTTTAGTGGCATCCTAGAGCCTAAGAAATGACTACCactgttttaataattttctgaaATTTACTTCTGGAATTTCCTTTGACCATGGAATAGTGCTATACTTAAATCTTTTTATTGTCTATAAAAATTATGCACAttgaaacaaacacacaaaacaaactTCGGATTGTTATTTAAAGTTAAACAGGAACTTGTATCCTGTTGCAAATCCTTGTGACCATCTATGTGTATAGAAGCAAGACTGGCAAACAAAGCTTGAAAAAatactatattatttattatgcatACAATTCAGTGTAATTTTTACTGGAGGCAAAAAGGCAAGCAAGGAAATTGCAGTAAACAGCTAGTAGTCAGATGTTCTCAAATGCCTTTATATAACAAGAGTTGACAATAGAGTACATGTGTAAGAGCAGGTTCTTATTTTTGAACAGTAAACTCAGAAGTATATAGTAAGTAATGTTGAGTGATACTTCTTTGTACTGAAAATATTTCTTActacagtgtacagtacaaaGTGACAAGTGACAATTTCTTACATTTGAAATGTAAGAAAGAGTCAAAATTGTATATAACTTGTTTGAACACTGAAGCACAATATCACACAATTTAAAGCAGTTAcagcatgcacacatacacatataatgAAAATCAATCATATACGCACATTATCTGCACAAAAGTTACAAAAACATGTGAATAGAAACAGGTTAATAATAATTTGGCAGAATATTACCCCAAAATCCCCCTCTTTAATTTGATTGGTATTGCACAAGGGCCTAAACCAAGTGTAAGCACAGACAAATGTTAAACACTATAGTGAAGGTTTAGTGTAACTGTTAAAATATTTGTCTTTATGATGTAGTATTGTcatgtatatgttttatatatgtttCTTTCATTGACTATACATGCATACAGTTGCCAGAATGTCAGCCATGTGATCGTCTTGGAGGGCCATTACCTCTAATGGGATTTAACGTCTTAGGAAAGTTTTTGCAAAAGTGAACCTACCAAATCTGGGGTAATATTCTGCCAAATTATTATTAACCGGTTTGTTTCTATTCATGTGCTTTTGTAACTTTTGTGCAGATAATGTgcatatttaattcatttttaagtCAAATATTCTGCAATAGACCTACTAATGGATTCAACTGTCTGAGATGTGTTTTAATGCCCTGGTGtttctttgcattttttcaTATTAATGATACTTTGTGCAGTGTTTCCCAAATGCTGCAATGCAGTCTGCTTacaaaagataaataataaataatatatcatCTGGTAATGCATAATGCACATGTATGCACAGACAGGTCTCTTACCTGTTTAGCCACTTCAGCAAGCAAAAACGTCTTCCCTGTGCAGGGTCCTCCATAAACGACAAGGGGCGTTATTCTCCCTCCACTGGAGGGGTACAGGTACTCCTGCACCATATCCAGAGTCTCACTTTTATACACGTAAAATGAGGAAAAGGTCTTGCAGAGTGAAAGATGCTGTATGATCTCATCATACAGTGGATCTGTTTCTGTGTCAAAGTTTTGTTGGACGGTAGCCTGAATGATGTCCACCATGTCCTCGTAGAACTGCTTACACAGTCCCTCCACATAGTGGCTCTCCACTTCTTGGGAGTAACCCAGCTTCATGTCACAATGGGTAACTGAGGAATAGACACGGAGATTTGATGCAGCAACTATTGTAGGAATGAACTCGTCTCTGACTTTTAGAAGCCGCTCATAGGCCTCTTGGTTTCTCATTACCTGATCCCCACTCACAACAATGTCCATGTAGCGGGCCATCTCTGGGAGCTTGGCAAAGCGGTCAAAGTTGGAAATTTTGcggatgtaacacacacacttcttcaGGAAAGCTGGCGTCTGTTTCCCTAAAGCAAAATCCAGTTCATCTTCTAGAGCTATGAAATAAAGAGATAGGACATAATTAGTTTCGCATTCACACTTTTaactatttaatattttaattactttCATGGAGCTTTATAGATCTGTACACATAAATCATTGTTTTATCAGGTTTCTACAGTTTTGCCAGTCTTCAGCATGTGATAAGATTTGCTTCCTTAAGCTGCCTTAAAGGCATAACATATTCGATATGATCTCTTTATCCAGCAGTGCTTTTACTTATCAAAAGACGTCTGAAGAAAGCGTTCTACTGATAGTTTGCCAAACTGCCATCAGCTAAGTATCGACTTTCCTTGTTAATCAGGAGATGAGATATTAAATACAGGAAAAGAGAGTGCCTAAAAAGCCTTCCTGATAGAAAGCTGCAGCGTCATGTACCAATTGGATTTGCTCACCATAAGTGCTCATTTGTGAAGTTAAATATTGAAGCATAACTGTAATTATCCTAATGCATTTTCCTTACTTCAAGGTGGTTAGTGTTCTTAAATGGCCAGAGTTCAGGGTTCATGTAGTTCATGTATTTACGACCAGTTCAGGTCAAATATTTGTCACTGCAAAATAACTCAAAGCATAGAAAAGCTCGCTTAGCACTTGGGATTTTGCTGTGCAGGGTTCCTAGAAAGTTTTAAGACTGTAAGAGGCCATTGTAAAATAGgctatttttatacaaacagaTGTCTACTTTCCCTTGGAACCCTAAAGTGCTGGCAGTAATACAAGTAGGACACATACCTATTTCCAACAACAGAAGGGACACATTGGAACCCAGTAAGAAGAAGCCCATAAAC is a genomic window of Trichomycterus rosablanca isolate fTriRos1 chromosome 4, fTriRos1.hap1, whole genome shotgun sequence containing:
- the LOC134311629 gene encoding NACHT and WD repeat domain-containing protein 2 yields the protein MKRMNPRWKSSPMWPSGVGSRQPCPRESALRKAAISGNVLALPPYHVPTGRSVRVFICANPDDTEAERNALKEHVYPKLRDFCRENYGIEFQVVDLYWGVDPEEWDSPELQRLRMKLLEECLKTSAGPCFVGLVGEKYGSIRVPGEVESAEFEMILDASVEAGLDTRILEEWYCRDENSVPPAYYLKPKAEILKSCQNSMESSRVAKAKNEKAWRAVSEEIKKIFRTAVLHLQEKGTMKSVQAKKFICSALEDELDFALGKQTPAFLKKCVCYIRKISNFDRFAKLPEMARYMDIVVSGDQVMRNQEAYERLLKVRDEFIPTIVAASNLRVYSSVTHCDMKLGYSQEVESHYVEGLCKQFYEDMVDIIQATVQQNFDTETDPLYDEIIQHLSLCKTFSSFYVYKSETLDMVQEYLYPSSGGRITPLVVYGGPCTGKTFLLAEVAKQAYSWLQKEMEPETDPVVIVRFIGSSDLSTDLRNLLQSICEQIAINYRCLIHYLPNKIEEIRELLVNLLVESSFQRPLVIILDALEQLSDADEARKLWWLPVHLPSTVRIVVSTLPNKHGILQKLRCLIHDENNYVELMQRDRKACSQTLKQQLLSVKRKVTSGQQIYVNEALAKCTLPMFVNLIYREVVHWRSHKDVDDRSLCSTVHESIEHLFISIENKLGSHFVFRALGYITMARVGLTEVELEDILSLDNSVLGDIMISSNLQSPLRISYNLIALLREELEGYLVERQVRNVTLLVWANRHLHLIAQKLYLSNEEDVHQMHSLLAEYFLGIWSGGRKKIFHCDNNHFASLNISQHQNPHHQQSLHDKASADKHSYDRQTPEQPWVFQCNLLEPDIFFVNHRKMTELLFHLTRSGRTDDLMYGVVMNFSWLYTMLKIGQFDKALSDIDMAYSYSQEKELKFLASTLRSIKVKVTKNPASLSAELQQRLLPVVTSLPKLRHLLLECDKDGPKYCSIVPLHSSMDVTYSPERLPLCSSYMQIVDILPTLAPHIAIVALEDGSVSTWDVESKQLLRQIDTARSVVLGVRLTTDEKYLVVATTKNTLLIYDNHKSCLLSEVEVKGSKQCGITGGVAFINGFTLSSHHALAWLEASKDVSVIDLVYGWPLYQFHCWYEVTCVECSPDGMYAFCGQYLNTTTIFHLGSGEKLATMTSDFSGGFVKSILVLDTIHQMVMIDNEGSLSVWNTKDITNPKLMEDYDCRGDDSEVVGIELSEDQRSILICKARSIEVLDTKLWKMAEKFKAKRSERFVAAVLSKNGQSIVASMENTSSIFVWRRDSGQCMASLIEISGAIVKLIKSTHHNLLLSVASSGVLSVWDIDIITAMSNIDKTGKQIQSVQLSGREDMVYTMDGSEAIHKWNFGTGFIEIVFKHEGVVENCVLTTTGDLMVTSDDKCSQYIWQTATGENIFRINGQKISQLLITHNDQFVVSLCEQNASRVWRLATGHKVCNILVTLQHALITTANTFLVGTNKNKLLAVSLWSGSVSKKFICDDGNTITTFKLIPDSPDCVVFITSTETVFIWNVADESVCRRVQLPSNFLKNLEDFQISPNGKLGIVSKGDENINVLDLHSGKLRLIHASGIIWRQRLSRDGRYLVYICFRNCDEDDDAGVVSSLIVMRLADGKSIGTCSLYKTPTFLCLSQRALNIIIGFEDGSIGTYTVVDRVDAALKIKIATSNSRQIVNNASQKVRPKCSTNTFKSIADCVWRESTEVFSRDSPINVSDSGEPESTTPTKKSEIVQ